One genomic window of Desulfatibacillum aliphaticivorans DSM 15576 includes the following:
- a CDS encoding SDR family oxidoreductase, with product MIKEYFNNKTILITGSTGFLGKVLLERILWEAPEIGKIRLLARPGKSNGSPHEAAKERLEQSLLDSAAFARLRSRHPDFLSFLDEKLEVYACDLFEKDLGLKKKDQTKLFESLDAVIHIAACVNWDERFDYSVRVNTLAGARLMEMAKKATPPPRFVHVSSAFVHGSRSGEVFEEPFDPKKSIANLLGNGKHPFDLDEEIRRALEYADKVHEDADHPSKKPLFEKNARELAGIKKYASESMDQLFQRARNWHIRQELSAYGRERARLHGWFDSYTLSKAMAEMLLTKNHGPVPLSIIRPPGITSAVKDPIQGWLEGYHLVEPLIEGVGRGMIKAFPGDPQTIIDTVPVDYVVNLIMAACALQGEEGAMSVFQIGTSHRKPITLKEISKIWLEYFKRDPLMDKKGKPCKPAPAQFYPDPKKFVNFYQKKRKLPLTMAGKVISSIPIVRSLGPAKKACKWIDGTAKQIDRLCQFSDLYSVYTINTWKFMTHNTLALLDKMPEQDQKDFNVDSSTLDWERYWTETHIPGMRRFVINER from the coding sequence ATGATTAAAGAGTATTTTAACAACAAGACTATTCTCATTACCGGTTCCACCGGATTTTTAGGCAAGGTTCTTCTTGAGAGGATTTTATGGGAAGCTCCTGAAATCGGTAAAATCCGCCTGTTAGCGCGCCCCGGCAAGTCCAATGGGTCGCCTCATGAGGCCGCCAAAGAGCGTCTGGAACAAAGCCTTTTGGATTCGGCCGCTTTCGCCCGGCTCAGGTCCAGGCATCCTGATTTTTTATCCTTTTTAGATGAAAAGCTGGAAGTGTATGCTTGCGATTTGTTTGAAAAGGACCTGGGACTGAAGAAAAAGGACCAGACCAAACTGTTTGAAAGCCTGGACGCAGTCATCCATATCGCCGCCTGCGTGAACTGGGACGAACGCTTTGACTATTCCGTGCGGGTGAACACCCTGGCCGGCGCCAGGCTTATGGAAATGGCCAAAAAGGCGACGCCCCCGCCCCGCTTCGTCCATGTTTCCTCTGCTTTTGTGCACGGCAGCCGGAGCGGCGAGGTGTTTGAAGAGCCTTTCGACCCCAAGAAGAGCATCGCCAACCTATTGGGTAACGGCAAGCATCCTTTTGATTTGGATGAGGAAATCCGCAGAGCCCTGGAGTACGCGGACAAGGTGCATGAAGACGCGGATCATCCCTCCAAGAAGCCGTTGTTTGAGAAAAACGCCAGGGAGTTGGCCGGGATAAAAAAATACGCCTCCGAGTCCATGGATCAGCTTTTTCAGAGGGCCAGGAACTGGCACATCAGGCAGGAGCTTTCCGCTTACGGCAGGGAGCGGGCCAGGCTGCACGGATGGTTTGACTCTTATACGTTAAGCAAGGCCATGGCCGAAATGCTGCTGACAAAAAATCACGGCCCCGTGCCTTTGAGCATTATCCGGCCTCCCGGAATTACCAGCGCGGTCAAGGACCCGATCCAGGGGTGGCTGGAGGGTTATCATCTGGTGGAGCCCCTGATCGAAGGCGTGGGCAGGGGCATGATCAAGGCTTTCCCCGGGGATCCCCAGACCATCATCGACACGGTTCCCGTGGATTACGTGGTCAACCTGATCATGGCGGCCTGCGCATTGCAGGGCGAGGAAGGCGCCATGTCGGTCTTCCAGATCGGCACCAGCCACCGCAAGCCCATCACCTTAAAGGAAATCAGCAAAATCTGGCTGGAATACTTTAAAAGGGATCCGCTCATGGACAAAAAGGGCAAGCCTTGCAAGCCCGCGCCGGCCCAGTTCTACCCCGATCCCAAGAAATTCGTGAATTTTTACCAGAAAAAACGCAAGCTGCCCTTGACCATGGCTGGCAAGGTGATTTCCAGCATACCTATTGTCAGAAGCCTGGGGCCGGCCAAAAAGGCCTGCAAATGGATTGACGGCACGGCCAAGCAGATCGACCGGCTTTGCCAGTTTTCCGATCTTTATTCCGTATACACCATCAACACGTGGAAATTCATGACCCATAACACCCTGGCTCTTTTGGATAAAATGCCGGAGCAGGACCAAAAAGACTTTAATGTGGACTCCTCCACCCTTGATTGGGAGCGGTACTGGACCGAGACCCATATTCCGGGCATGAGACGCTTTGTAATTAACGAAAGATAA
- a CDS encoding AMP-dependent synthetase/ligase, whose protein sequence is MERTINEVFKNRANKYSNRIALEKKKNGAWQSATWTQYYENARAAGLGFASLGVERGDRIGIFSDNYLEWLYSDMGGLGIGAVVVPLYPTLTEEEAGYIVQDSGCKALIVGDKEQLEKAKRIRAANPSLQAIVTIGDVPTNGDGGLISFARLMEIGLKKNEQDPGLFERSAAMSKPGDLATIVYTSGTTGMPKGVMITHQNIMFVIQGLAGITPGYADEKDQTVPFLPLCHVFGRIADHYMGMYAGITASFAENFTTLLEDLQERRPTIIMAVPRVCEKVFQKIMEQVETQPLPMQKIFYWSQKIGEQVSELREAKKPVPLVLALKYRLAYQLVFKKLQDRLGGRVKYIMAAGGPTAREIQLFFNAAGISVVEGYGLTETTAPAALSNLSDYRIGTVGPPLPGVDVKIAQDGEVLIKGDNVFTGYWNLEQETRRAFTEDGYFMSGDLGELDDRGFLKITGRKKDLIITAGGKNIAPQKIESLFMSDPLFLHFIVIGDRRKYLSALVNINMEQAQTLAEKEGIAYSEPRELLDNPEFLAIVDRHVAERNSHLARFETIKQYRIIKDEFSQESGEMTASLKLKRNVINEKYNSLVEGMYPN, encoded by the coding sequence GTGGAACGTACCATCAACGAAGTTTTCAAGAATCGCGCAAACAAATACTCCAACCGAATCGCCCTGGAAAAAAAGAAAAACGGCGCGTGGCAATCGGCCACCTGGACTCAGTACTATGAAAACGCCCGGGCCGCAGGATTGGGCTTCGCCTCCTTAGGCGTGGAGCGGGGCGACCGCATAGGCATTTTCTCCGATAATTATCTGGAATGGCTGTATTCCGATATGGGCGGCCTGGGCATTGGCGCCGTGGTGGTCCCCCTATACCCCACTTTGACGGAGGAGGAGGCCGGTTACATTGTGCAGGACTCCGGATGCAAGGCGCTTATCGTGGGCGACAAGGAACAGTTGGAAAAAGCCAAACGCATCCGGGCGGCCAATCCATCCCTGCAAGCCATCGTCACAATCGGAGACGTTCCCACGAATGGAGACGGGGGGCTGATCTCCTTCGCCAGGCTCATGGAAATAGGCCTTAAGAAGAACGAGCAGGATCCCGGCCTTTTCGAACGCAGCGCCGCCATGTCCAAACCAGGCGACCTGGCCACCATCGTCTACACCTCCGGCACTACGGGCATGCCTAAGGGGGTGATGATCACCCATCAAAACATCATGTTCGTGATCCAGGGGCTTGCCGGCATCACGCCCGGTTACGCGGATGAAAAGGACCAGACCGTGCCTTTTCTGCCCCTTTGCCACGTGTTCGGGCGCATCGCCGACCATTACATGGGCATGTACGCGGGCATCACCGCTTCCTTTGCTGAAAACTTCACCACCCTATTGGAAGACCTCCAGGAGCGGCGGCCCACCATCATCATGGCCGTGCCCAGGGTATGCGAAAAGGTGTTCCAGAAGATCATGGAGCAGGTGGAAACCCAGCCCTTGCCCATGCAAAAAATCTTCTACTGGAGCCAAAAAATCGGCGAACAGGTCAGCGAACTCCGGGAGGCCAAAAAGCCCGTCCCCCTGGTCCTGGCCCTTAAATACCGGCTGGCTTATCAGTTGGTATTCAAAAAGCTCCAGGACCGCCTGGGCGGAAGGGTCAAGTACATCATGGCCGCCGGCGGCCCCACGGCCCGGGAAATCCAGCTTTTTTTCAACGCCGCGGGAATCTCCGTCGTGGAAGGCTACGGCCTGACCGAAACCACGGCGCCGGCCGCCTTAAGCAACCTGTCCGACTACCGCATCGGCACGGTTGGACCTCCCTTGCCTGGCGTGGACGTGAAAATCGCCCAGGACGGAGAGGTGCTTATCAAGGGCGACAACGTGTTTACGGGATATTGGAACCTGGAGCAGGAAACACGAAGGGCCTTTACGGAAGATGGATACTTTATGTCCGGAGATTTGGGGGAATTGGACGACCGGGGATTCCTAAAAATCACGGGCCGAAAAAAAGACCTGATCATCACCGCAGGCGGAAAAAACATCGCCCCCCAGAAAATCGAGTCCCTGTTTATGTCCGATCCCCTGTTCCTGCATTTCATAGTGATCGGAGACCGGAGGAAATACCTCTCCGCCCTGGTGAACATCAACATGGAGCAGGCCCAAACCCTGGCGGAAAAGGAAGGCATCGCCTATTCCGAGCCCCGGGAGCTTTTGGACAACCCGGAATTCCTGGCCATTGTAGATCGCCACGTGGCCGAACGGAACTCCCACCTGGCCCGGTTTGAAACCATCAAGCAATATCGTATCATCAAGGACGAGTTCTCCCAGGAATCAGGCGAGATGACCGCGTCCCTCAAGCTCAAACGCAACGTGATCAACGAAAAGTACAACTCCCTGGTGGAGGGAATGTATCCGAATTAG